A window of Anaerosoma tenue contains these coding sequences:
- a CDS encoding cation:proton antiporter domain-containing protein codes for MDVIWLDLLVIGTLIALGYLGARLTARLRLPSVTGFLLVGILAGPHGIGLLSSELMHSIAFAEPLALGVIVFLIGEQLTRKMLRRHEASFWVMSILNIILPGTLVGVALWLLAPEDPVSIWLLAIIAISGAPATIMAVISELEAKSRACDTMLGASALDSVFTVVAYSVAAPFLMLSLQIHATFGEAMADTAAQVGGGLLVGVVGGFVLGWLLRRVFKDGELLVLGLVTVLLVVAAAEALGFSSLLAALVAGVVAATVEEDRGERERVFRSLRTVEYPVYIIFFTLAGAHLELAAVLAAGGLAVAYILARTAGKFLAGLAGGLTARYDLRQSAWIGLGMAPQAGVAVGLALDAAQTFPESGATVNAVILAAIVVFEVAGPALTKRAVSCTMEIPPAEDSEDLPACTTRTILMPVSAALPPERLLNTIEAAGCDAGCKPTVILAHIMPLDRARRSTNALRNAEAHLTLLAEALRAEGYTVETTVRPDRTLDHGIAALATELDADLVAMGAPLRGSRLGPGLSPLRTMQHRVLDALDVPVLIVPMSGHVAEDE; via the coding sequence ATGGACGTCATCTGGCTCGACCTGCTCGTGATCGGGACGCTCATCGCGCTCGGCTACCTCGGCGCGCGCCTGACCGCACGGCTCCGGCTCCCGTCGGTCACGGGATTCCTGCTGGTGGGCATTCTCGCCGGGCCGCACGGGATCGGCCTGCTCTCGAGCGAGCTCATGCATTCCATCGCCTTCGCCGAACCGCTCGCGCTCGGCGTCATCGTCTTCCTCATCGGCGAGCAGCTCACACGCAAGATGCTGCGACGTCACGAGGCGTCGTTCTGGGTGATGTCGATCCTCAACATCATCCTCCCCGGCACGCTTGTGGGCGTCGCGCTCTGGCTGCTCGCGCCTGAAGACCCCGTGTCGATCTGGCTTCTGGCCATCATCGCGATCTCCGGCGCGCCCGCTACCATCATGGCCGTGATCTCCGAGCTTGAGGCCAAGAGCCGCGCCTGCGACACGATGCTTGGCGCCTCCGCGCTCGACTCGGTGTTCACCGTGGTCGCCTACTCGGTCGCGGCGCCGTTCCTGATGCTGTCACTGCAGATCCACGCCACCTTCGGTGAGGCCATGGCGGACACAGCAGCCCAGGTGGGCGGAGGCCTGCTGGTCGGCGTCGTGGGCGGCTTCGTGCTGGGCTGGCTGCTCAGGCGCGTCTTCAAGGACGGCGAGCTCCTGGTGCTCGGGCTTGTCACCGTGCTCCTGGTGGTGGCCGCTGCCGAGGCGCTCGGTTTCTCCAGCCTGCTCGCGGCTCTGGTGGCGGGCGTGGTGGCCGCTACCGTGGAGGAGGACCGGGGCGAACGCGAGCGTGTGTTCCGGTCGCTCAGGACGGTGGAGTACCCCGTCTACATCATCTTCTTCACCCTCGCGGGGGCCCACCTCGAGCTTGCCGCCGTACTGGCGGCCGGCGGACTGGCCGTGGCTTACATCCTTGCACGCACCGCCGGCAAGTTCCTCGCCGGACTGGCGGGTGGCCTCACCGCCCGTTACGACCTCCGCCAGTCGGCATGGATCGGACTCGGGATGGCGCCCCAGGCGGGCGTCGCGGTCGGTCTTGCGCTCGACGCAGCGCAGACATTTCCCGAGTCAGGCGCCACGGTGAACGCCGTGATCCTCGCCGCGATCGTCGTCTTCGAGGTGGCAGGGCCGGCACTCACCAAGCGTGCGGTCTCGTGCACGATGGAGATCCCGCCCGCCGAGGATTCCGAGGACCTGCCGGCGTGTACGACCCGCACCATCCTCATGCCGGTGAGCGCCGCGCTCCCGCCCGAACGGCTGCTCAACACCATCGAGGCCGCAGGGTGCGACGCCGGCTGCAAGCCCACGGTCATCCTCGCGCACATCATGCCGCTCGACCGGGCACGGCGTTCCACGAACGCCCTCCGTAACGCCGAGGCGCACCTCACGCTGTTGGCCGAAGCGCTTCGCGCCGAGGGGTACACCGTAGAGACCACCGTGCGGCCCGACCGGACGCTCGACCACGGCATCGCGGCGCTGGCGACAGAACTCGACGCCGACCTCGTGGCGATGGGCGCGCCGCTCCGTGGCTCGCGCCTCGGCCCCGGGCTCTCACCGCTGCGCACGATGCAGCACCGGGTGCTAGACGCGCTCGACGTACCCGTGCTCATCGTGCCGATGTCGGGGCATGTCGCCGAGGACGAGTGA
- a CDS encoding quaternary amine ABC transporter ATP-binding protein, producing MSLVEVKNVYKVFGGKADEAVKMLEAGKSREEVAEATNTVPAVIDASFDIERGEIFVVMGLSGSGKSTLVRCLNLMHPPTSGSVKVDGRELQSLDAGELRALRAEKISMVFQHFGLFPHRTVLDNAAWGLEVRKVPDEERRKKAAEALELVGLGGWGDSYPGELSGGMQQRVGLARALATDADVLLMDEAFSALDPLIRSEMQEQLVGLQRDLEKTVIFITHDLNEAMFLGDRIAIMKDGRIVQIGTTEEILQDPADDYVRAFVQDVDRSRVLTAEAVMEEPVAKILRREGPKAALLEMKARQTTGLLIVDERRRLVGGTTDDAVVKAVRSGQHQLEPVISREEIATVTPETPLVDLLIPSAENRLPLAVVDEHDRLLGVIPRITLLNALGGTDNGDGDSDDGATTSEPSDARSGEAPSTPSGDEGEGVRS from the coding sequence TTGAGCCTGGTAGAGGTCAAGAACGTCTACAAGGTCTTCGGCGGCAAGGCCGATGAAGCGGTCAAGATGCTGGAGGCCGGCAAGTCCCGTGAGGAGGTCGCCGAGGCGACCAACACGGTACCGGCGGTGATCGACGCGTCGTTCGATATCGAGCGGGGCGAGATCTTCGTCGTGATGGGGTTGTCGGGTTCGGGCAAGTCCACGCTCGTCCGGTGTCTCAACCTGATGCACCCGCCAACGAGCGGGTCGGTGAAGGTCGACGGCCGGGAACTGCAGTCGCTCGACGCGGGTGAGCTCCGTGCGCTTCGTGCGGAGAAGATCAGCATGGTCTTCCAGCACTTCGGACTGTTCCCTCACCGTACGGTGCTCGACAACGCGGCGTGGGGCCTCGAGGTACGTAAGGTCCCGGACGAAGAGCGTCGCAAGAAGGCGGCTGAAGCGCTTGAACTCGTGGGCCTCGGCGGCTGGGGCGATTCCTACCCGGGTGAATTGTCGGGCGGCATGCAGCAGCGAGTCGGCCTCGCACGAGCACTTGCCACGGATGCGGACGTGTTGCTGATGGACGAGGCGTTCTCCGCTCTCGACCCGCTCATCCGGAGCGAGATGCAGGAGCAACTCGTCGGCCTTCAGCGGGACCTCGAGAAGACGGTCATCTTCATCACGCACGATCTCAACGAGGCGATGTTCCTGGGCGACCGGATCGCCATCATGAAGGATGGCCGGATCGTGCAGATCGGCACGACCGAGGAGATCCTTCAGGATCCGGCCGACGACTATGTGCGGGCGTTCGTCCAGGACGTTGACAGGTCACGCGTGCTCACCGCAGAGGCCGTGATGGAGGAGCCGGTGGCGAAGATCCTCAGACGCGAGGGGCCGAAGGCCGCGCTCCTGGAGATGAAGGCCCGTCAGACGACGGGGCTGCTGATCGTCGATGAGCGCAGGCGGCTCGTGGGCGGCACCACTGACGACGCGGTCGTCAAGGCGGTGCGGTCGGGCCAGCATCAACTCGAGCCTGTGATCTCACGCGAGGAGATCGCCACGGTCACCCCCGAGACCCCGCTCGTCGATCTGCTCATCCCGTCGGCAGAGAACCGGCTGCCGCTTGCTGTGGTGGACGAGCACGACAGATTGCTTGGCGTGATCCCCCGCATCACCCTCCTCAACGCGCTTGGAGGGACCGACAACGGTGACGGTGACAGCGACGACGGCGCCACTACGTCCGAACCTTCGGACGCGCGGAGCGGCGAGGCGCCATCGACGCCCTCCGGCGATGAAGGGGAGGGGGTGCGGTCATGA
- a CDS encoding ABC transporter permease: MMNLDAYRLPVGDWIDAAVDWMTANLGWLFDAIAAFLKSMIEGLETGLLFPSALIFVVLVAAIAFYAKGWRFALFTAISFVVVAMMDLWDATMSTLSLVLVASIVALLIGIPLGIIAARSDRFSGLIKPVLDLMQTMPSLVYLIPAIVFFGIGQVPGVVATVVFAMPPSVRLTELGLRQVDAEVVEAGEAFGASPMKILTRVQIPLALPTIMAGVNQVIMLALSMVVIAGMVGAGGLGAVIFRGVTRLDVGLGFEGGLSIVIIAVFLDRITAAFGDRASKRVSH; encoded by the coding sequence ATGATGAACCTCGACGCATATCGGCTGCCCGTTGGTGACTGGATCGACGCGGCGGTCGACTGGATGACCGCGAACCTCGGCTGGCTCTTCGACGCCATCGCCGCGTTCCTGAAGTCGATGATCGAGGGCCTCGAGACGGGGCTCCTGTTCCCGTCGGCGCTCATCTTCGTGGTGCTGGTTGCCGCCATCGCGTTCTACGCGAAGGGCTGGCGTTTCGCGCTCTTCACCGCGATCTCGTTCGTCGTCGTGGCGATGATGGACCTCTGGGACGCGACGATGTCGACGCTCTCGCTTGTGCTGGTGGCAAGCATCGTGGCCCTGCTCATCGGCATACCGCTGGGGATCATCGCCGCCCGGAGCGACCGCTTCAGCGGGCTCATCAAGCCGGTCCTGGACCTCATGCAGACCATGCCATCGCTGGTGTACCTGATCCCCGCCATCGTGTTCTTCGGCATCGGGCAGGTGCCGGGCGTGGTCGCCACGGTCGTGTTCGCCATGCCGCCCTCGGTCAGGTTGACCGAGCTCGGCCTGCGCCAGGTGGACGCCGAGGTCGTGGAGGCGGGAGAAGCCTTCGGCGCCTCGCCGATGAAGATCCTCACGCGGGTGCAGATACCGCTGGCGCTCCCCACGATCATGGCGGGCGTCAACCAGGTGATCATGCTCGCGCTGTCGATGGTCGTCATCGCCGGCATGGTCGGCGCGGGCGGTCTCGGCGCCGTGATCTTCCGTGGTGTGACCCGTCTCGACGTCGGTCTCGGTTTCGAAGGCGGTCTGAGCATCGTGATCATCGCCGTCTTCCTGGACCGTATCACCGCCGCGTTCGGCGACCGTGCGTCGAAGCGAGTCTCGCACTAG